The following proteins are co-located in the Aggregatibacter aphrophilus ATCC 33389 genome:
- a CDS encoding Na+/H+ antiporter family protein, whose product MLTNPVVISIIVLLALSLLRINVVIALVISALTAGLIGDLGLTKTIEAFTGGLGGGAEVAMNYAMLGAFAIAISKSGITDLLAYKIITRMNKTPSANGIAMFKYVLLGVLVLFAISSQNLLPVHIAFIPIVVPPLLAIFNKLKIDRRAVACVLTFGLTATYMLLPVGFGKIFIESVLVKNINSVGGALGLQTTVGEVSLAMTIPVIGMILGLLTAIFITYRKPREYVVATAEPTTKDIEQHIANITPKQITASLIAIVATFTVQLVTSSTIIGGLVGLIIFAVFGIFKLKESNDIFQQGLRLMAMIGFVMIAASGFANVINSTSGVKELVEVLSTGVIQSKGLAAFLMLLVGLLITMGIGSSFSTVPIITSIYVPLCLSFGFSALATVSIVGVAAALGDAGSPASDSTLGPTSGLNMDGKHDHIWDSVVPTFIHYNIPLIVFGWIAAMYL is encoded by the coding sequence ATGTTAACTAACCCTGTCGTTATCTCAATCATCGTCTTGCTGGCGCTTAGCTTGCTACGAATTAATGTAGTCATTGCACTGGTTATCTCTGCCCTCACGGCAGGTTTAATCGGTGATTTAGGCCTAACAAAAACCATTGAAGCCTTCACCGGTGGGCTAGGTGGCGGTGCTGAAGTAGCTATGAACTATGCCATGCTCGGTGCATTTGCCATTGCTATTTCTAAATCCGGCATCACCGATTTACTCGCCTATAAAATCATTACTCGCATGAACAAAACTCCATCCGCCAACGGCATTGCTATGTTCAAATATGTGTTATTGGGCGTTTTAGTATTATTCGCAATTTCTTCACAAAACCTATTGCCGGTACACATCGCGTTTATTCCAATTGTTGTCCCACCACTTCTTGCTATTTTCAACAAATTGAAAATTGACCGCCGTGCCGTAGCGTGTGTGCTGACATTCGGTTTAACCGCTACCTATATGCTATTACCAGTAGGCTTCGGAAAAATCTTTATCGAAAGTGTTTTGGTGAAAAATATTAACTCCGTAGGCGGAGCGCTAGGCTTACAAACCACCGTAGGTGAAGTTTCGTTGGCAATGACTATTCCGGTTATCGGCATGATTTTAGGATTACTTACAGCCATCTTCATTACTTATCGCAAACCGCGTGAATATGTTGTCGCCACAGCCGAGCCGACAACCAAAGACATTGAGCAGCACATTGCTAATATTACCCCTAAACAAATTACAGCCAGTTTAATCGCTATTGTTGCCACCTTCACTGTGCAATTAGTTACTAGCTCCACAATTATCGGAGGCTTAGTGGGTTTAATCATCTTCGCCGTATTCGGTATTTTTAAACTCAAAGAAAGCAACGATATTTTCCAACAAGGCTTACGCTTAATGGCGATGATCGGCTTCGTGATGATTGCCGCCTCCGGTTTTGCCAATGTGATTAATAGCACGAGCGGTGTAAAAGAATTGGTTGAAGTGTTAAGTACCGGCGTCATCCAAAGCAAAGGACTTGCTGCGTTCTTGATGTTGCTCGTCGGTTTACTTATTACCATGGGGATCGGTTCTTCTTTCTCTACCGTGCCGATTATTACTTCCATTTATGTGCCACTTTGTTTATCTTTCGGTTTCTCCGCACTCGCTACCGTGTCCATTGTCGGTGTTGCAGCAGCGTTGGGTGATGCAGGTTCACCAGCATCTGACTCCACATTAGGGCCGACATCCGGTTTGAATATGGATGGCAAACACGACCACATTTGGGATTCCGTTGTGCCGACCTTTATTCACTACAATATTCCGTTAATAGTCTTCGGTTGGATTGCTGCCATGTATTTGTAA
- a CDS encoding DMT family transporter has protein sequence MKQQPVLGFLFALITAMAWGSLPVALKQVLSSMSVQTIVWYRFITASLVLFILLGYKNKLPQIAKLGYYGWLVVVGIIGLAGNFFLFNSSLNYIEPSVAQIFIHVSSFGMLICGIFVFKEKLGMHQKIGLFLLLIGLGLFFNDRLDIFTGLNAYSTGVLISISASLVWVAYGMAQKLMLRKFSSQQILLMIYLGCALVFTPFAEFSQVENLTPFALGCFIYCCLNTLFGYGAYAEALNRWDVSKVSVVITLVPLFTILFAHIAHYIDPTDFTAPELNTISYIGAFIVVCGAILSAIGHTLFSARQ, from the coding sequence ATGAAACAACAGCCTGTCTTGGGTTTTCTCTTTGCATTAATCACCGCCATGGCATGGGGGTCTTTACCTGTTGCGTTGAAACAAGTGCTTTCCAGTATGAGCGTGCAAACCATCGTGTGGTATCGCTTCATCACTGCCAGCCTCGTCTTATTTATCTTGCTCGGATATAAAAACAAATTGCCGCAGATAGCCAAGCTCGGGTATTACGGCTGGTTGGTTGTCGTCGGCATTATTGGCTTAGCCGGTAACTTTTTCTTATTCAACAGCTCGCTTAATTACATCGAGCCTTCCGTTGCGCAAATTTTTATTCACGTGTCCTCTTTCGGAATGCTAATTTGTGGCATATTCGTTTTTAAAGAAAAGCTCGGCATGCATCAAAAAATCGGCTTATTTTTATTGCTTATCGGTTTAGGATTATTTTTCAACGATCGGTTAGATATTTTTACCGGGTTAAACGCCTATTCTACCGGTGTTCTGATCAGTATTAGCGCCTCTTTAGTTTGGGTAGCCTATGGCATGGCACAAAAATTAATGCTCCGTAAATTTAGCTCGCAGCAAATCCTGTTAATGATCTATTTGGGTTGCGCCCTTGTATTCACACCTTTTGCCGAATTTTCCCAAGTGGAAAATCTAACCCCATTTGCCCTAGGTTGCTTTATTTATTGTTGCCTAAACACGCTTTTCGGCTATGGTGCCTATGCGGAAGCCCTAAACCGATGGGATGTGTCGAAAGTGAGCGTGGTTATCACCTTAGTGCCGTTATTTACCATTTTATTTGCTCATATCGCTCACTACATCGACCCGACAGATTTTACCGCACCGGAACTAAATACTATTAGCTATATCGGTGCGTTTATTGTAGTATGCGGAGCAATTTTATCCGCCATCGGGCACACGTTATTCTCTGCCCGCCAATAA
- the cgtA gene encoding Obg family GTPase CgtA yields the protein MKFIDEALIRVEAGDGGNGCTSFRREKYIPKGGPDGGDGGDGGDVYLIADENLNTLIDYRFEKRYAAERGENGRSANCTGHRGKDITLRVPVGTRAIDNDTQEVIGDLTQNGMKLLVAKGGYHGLGNTRFKSSVNRAPRQKTMGTEGEKRDLLLELMLLADVGMLGLPNAGKSTFIRAVSAAKPKVADYPFTTLVPSLGVVKVDDNRSFVVADIPGLIEGASEGAGLGIRFLKHLERCRVLIHLVDIHPIDESDPADNVAIIESELFQYSEFLAEKPRWLVFNKIDTMSDEEAHERAEAIAERLGWTENYYLISAATGKNVSQLCRDIMDFLEANPRETEAVPVENEEVKFKWEEYHQEQLENADFDDEDDDWDDWSEEDEEDVEIIYKP from the coding sequence ATGAAATTTATTGATGAAGCTTTGATTCGCGTCGAAGCAGGTGACGGGGGCAATGGTTGTACCAGTTTCCGTCGTGAAAAATATATTCCGAAAGGCGGACCGGACGGTGGCGATGGTGGTGATGGCGGCGATGTTTATTTAATCGCTGATGAAAACCTAAATACGTTAATTGACTACCGTTTTGAAAAACGTTATGCCGCCGAACGCGGGGAAAACGGACGTAGCGCTAATTGCACCGGACACCGCGGCAAAGACATCACATTACGCGTGCCGGTAGGCACCCGCGCTATTGATAACGACACCCAAGAAGTCATTGGTGATTTAACCCAAAACGGTATGAAATTATTGGTGGCCAAAGGCGGTTATCACGGGCTCGGCAACACCCGCTTTAAATCCTCCGTCAACCGTGCTCCACGCCAAAAAACCATGGGCACGGAAGGAGAAAAACGCGATTTATTGTTAGAGCTTATGTTGCTTGCCGATGTGGGCATGTTGGGTTTACCCAATGCCGGTAAATCTACGTTTATCCGTGCTGTTTCCGCTGCCAAACCGAAAGTCGCAGATTACCCGTTCACCACTTTGGTGCCAAGTTTAGGCGTAGTGAAAGTGGATGACAATCGCAGTTTTGTGGTAGCCGATATTCCGGGCTTAATTGAAGGTGCCTCCGAAGGTGCGGGATTAGGCATTCGCTTCCTAAAACATCTAGAACGTTGCCGCGTATTAATTCACTTGGTAGATATTCACCCTATCGATGAATCCGATCCGGCAGATAATGTGGCGATTATTGAATCAGAATTGTTTCAATACAGCGAATTCTTGGCAGAGAAGCCACGCTGGTTAGTGTTTAATAAAATCGACACAATGAGCGATGAAGAAGCCCATGAACGTGCCGAAGCTATCGCCGAACGCCTTGGCTGGACGGAGAATTATTATTTAATTTCTGCCGCCACAGGCAAAAACGTGTCGCAGCTTTGCCGTGATATTATGGACTTCTTGGAAGCCAACCCACGTGAGACCGAAGCGGTTCCGGTTGAAAACGAAGAAGTGAAATTCAAATGGGAAGAATATCATCAGGAGCAATTGGAAAATGCCGATTTTGACGATGAAGACGATGATTGGGATGACTGGTCAGAAGAAGATGAAGAAGACGTAGAAATTATCTATAAGCCTTAA
- a CDS encoding 2-octaprenyl-3-methyl-6-methoxy-1,4-benzoquinol hydroxylase, whose translation MDLFYKAFKEEILPLKVLRNLALVAADKTPILKKQALRYALGL comes from the coding sequence ATGGATCTGTTTTATAAGGCCTTTAAGGAAGAGATTTTGCCATTGAAGGTGTTACGTAATTTGGCGTTGGTAGCGGCAGATAAAACCCCGATATTGAAAAAACAGGCATTGCGTTACGCCTTGGGCTTATAA
- a CDS encoding epoxyqueuosine reductase QueH: MTEQQSQSAVGFQHKTRKQKPRKDPNAPFIRETLELPEGHNKLLLHSCCAPCSGEVMEAILASGIEFTIYFYNPNIHPLKEYLIRKEENIRFAQKFGIPFIDADYDRQEWFDRAKGMEWEPERGIRCTMCFDMRFEKAAEYAHEHGFPVFTSCLGISRWKDMEQINGCGHRAAEKYDDVIYWDYNWRKEGGSQRMIEISKRERFYQQEYCGCVYSLRDSNKWREQTGRQKIEIGKLYYSPNQ; this comes from the coding sequence ATGACAGAACAACAATCTCAAAGTGCGGTCGGTTTTCAACATAAAACGCGCAAACAAAAACCGCGCAAAGATCCGAACGCACCTTTTATCCGTGAAACACTGGAATTGCCCGAAGGGCACAATAAACTTCTTTTGCATTCCTGTTGCGCGCCTTGCTCGGGCGAGGTGATGGAAGCCATTTTGGCATCCGGTATTGAATTTACGATTTATTTCTACAACCCGAATATCCACCCGTTAAAAGAATATTTGATTCGCAAAGAAGAAAATATTCGTTTTGCACAGAAATTTGGTATCCCGTTTATTGATGCCGACTATGATCGTCAAGAATGGTTTGATCGTGCTAAAGGCATGGAATGGGAGCCGGAGCGCGGCATTCGTTGTACCATGTGTTTTGATATGCGTTTTGAAAAAGCGGCTGAATACGCACATGAACACGGTTTCCCGGTGTTCACCAGTTGCCTTGGTATTTCGCGTTGGAAAGACATGGAGCAAATTAACGGTTGCGGTCATCGTGCGGCAGAAAAATATGACGATGTGATCTATTGGGATTATAACTGGCGTAAAGAAGGTGGCTCACAACGGATGATTGAAATCAGTAAACGTGAGCGTTTTTATCAGCAAGAATATTGCGGTTGCGTTTATTCTTTGCGTGATAGTAATAAATGGCGCGAACAAACCGGTCGTCAAAAAATTGAAATCGGTAAACTTTATTACTCGCCGAATCAATAA
- the smpB gene encoding SsrA-binding protein SmpB produces MTKKKAKVASNTIALNKRARHDYFIEDEIEAGLELQGWEVKSMRAGKANISDSYVIFKNGEAFLFGATVQPLSVASTHVVCDPTRTRKLLLKQRELDSLFGKANRDGFTLVALSLYWKGAWAKVKIGLAKGKKQHDKRDDIKEREWKVAKDRIMKNAARG; encoded by the coding sequence ATGACGAAGAAAAAAGCAAAAGTGGCGTCTAACACCATCGCATTGAACAAACGCGCCCGCCATGACTATTTTATTGAAGACGAAATCGAAGCTGGCCTTGAATTGCAAGGTTGGGAAGTGAAATCCATGCGTGCGGGCAAGGCCAATATTAGTGACAGTTATGTTATTTTCAAAAACGGGGAGGCTTTCCTCTTTGGCGCTACAGTACAGCCATTGAGTGTCGCCTCTACGCATGTGGTCTGCGATCCGACCCGTACCCGTAAACTGTTATTAAAACAGCGCGAATTGGATTCTTTATTCGGCAAAGCAAACCGTGACGGGTTCACATTGGTTGCCCTTTCGCTTTATTGGAAAGGCGCATGGGCAAAAGTGAAAATCGGTTTGGCGAAAGGGAAAAAACAACATGATAAACGTGACGATATTAAAGAGCGGGAATGGAAAGTGGCGAAAGATCGTATTATGAAAAACGCAGCGCGTGGATAG
- the rplU gene encoding 50S ribosomal protein L21 produces MYAVFQSGGKQHRVSEGQVVRLEKLELATGATVEFDSVLMVVNGEDVKIGAPVVAGAKVVAEVVAQGRGDKVKIVKFRRRKHSRKQQGHRQWFTEVKITGIQA; encoded by the coding sequence ATGTACGCAGTTTTCCAAAGTGGCGGTAAACAACACCGAGTAAGCGAAGGTCAAGTAGTTCGTTTAGAGAAACTTGAACTTGCAACTGGCGCAACAGTTGAATTCGATTCAGTGTTGATGGTCGTTAATGGTGAAGATGTTAAAATCGGCGCACCGGTCGTTGCCGGCGCGAAAGTAGTGGCTGAAGTAGTTGCACAAGGTCGTGGCGATAAAGTTAAAATCGTTAAGTTCCGTCGTCGCAAACACAGCCGTAAACAACAAGGTCATCGTCAGTGGTTCACAGAAGTGAAAATCACTGGGATTCAAGCATAA
- the rpmA gene encoding 50S ribosomal protein L27, with protein MATKKAGGSTRNGRDSEAKRLGVKRFGGESVLAGSIIVRQRGTKFHAGNNVGMGRDHTLFATADGKVKFEVKGEKNRKYVSIVTE; from the coding sequence ATGGCAACTAAAAAAGCTGGTGGTTCAACTCGTAACGGTCGTGATTCTGAAGCTAAACGTCTTGGTGTAAAACGTTTCGGTGGTGAATCTGTATTAGCAGGCAGCATCATCGTTCGTCAACGTGGTACTAAATTCCACGCAGGCAACAATGTTGGAATGGGACGTGACCACACCTTATTCGCAACTGCCGATGGTAAAGTAAAATTTGAAGTGAAAGGCGAAAAAAATCGTAAATACGTAAGTATCGTAACTGAATAA
- the miaB gene encoding tRNA (N6-isopentenyl adenosine(37)-C2)-methylthiotransferase MiaB, whose protein sequence is MTQKLHIKTWGCQMNEYDSSKMADLLHSTHGLELTDVPEEADVLLLNTCSIREKAQEKVFHQLGRWKELKKSNPKLLIGVGGCVASQEGEHIRTRAPYVDIVFGPQTLHRLPEMINQIRGGKSSVVDISFPEIEKFDRLPEPRAEGPTAFVSIMEGCNKYCTYCVVPYTRGEEVSRPVDDILFEIAQLAEQGVREVNLLGQNVNAYRGPTFDGEICTFAELLRLVAAIDGIDRLRFTTSHPIEFTDDIIDVYRDTPELVSFLHLPVQSGSDRILTMMKRGHTAIEYKSIIRKLKAVRPNIQISSDFIVGFPGETEEDFEQTMNLIAQVNFDMSFSFIYSARPGTPAADYPDDVTEDEKKQRLYLLQQRINNQAAQFSRAMLGTEQRVLVEGPSKKDIMELTGRTENNRIVNFQGSPDMIGKFVDIKITDVFTNSLRGEVVRTEDEMGLRVLQSPQMVINRTRKEDELGVGRYVG, encoded by the coding sequence ATGACGCAAAAATTACATATTAAAACCTGGGGCTGCCAGATGAATGAATACGATTCATCCAAAATGGCGGATTTGTTGCATAGCACGCATGGACTAGAATTAACGGATGTGCCGGAGGAAGCGGATGTATTGTTATTGAACACTTGTTCCATTCGTGAAAAAGCGCAGGAAAAAGTATTTCATCAGTTAGGCCGTTGGAAAGAATTAAAGAAAAGCAATCCTAAGTTATTAATCGGCGTAGGCGGTTGCGTAGCATCGCAAGAAGGCGAGCATATCCGCACCCGCGCACCTTATGTGGACATTGTTTTTGGACCGCAAACGTTGCACCGCCTGCCGGAAATGATTAACCAAATCCGTGGCGGCAAAAGCTCCGTCGTGGACATTAGTTTCCCGGAAATCGAAAAATTTGACCGTCTGCCGGAACCGCGTGCGGAAGGTCCGACAGCGTTCGTTTCTATTATGGAAGGTTGTAATAAATATTGTACTTACTGCGTAGTGCCTTATACACGCGGTGAGGAAGTGAGCCGTCCGGTGGATGATATTCTGTTTGAAATTGCCCAGTTAGCAGAGCAGGGGGTGCGTGAAGTGAATTTGCTTGGTCAAAACGTGAACGCTTACCGCGGGCCAACATTTGACGGTGAAATCTGTACTTTTGCCGAGTTATTGCGTTTAGTGGCAGCCATTGACGGCATTGACCGTTTGCGTTTTACCACCAGCCATCCGATTGAATTCACTGACGACATTATCGATGTGTATCGTGACACGCCGGAATTGGTGAGTTTCTTACATTTGCCGGTGCAATCCGGTTCTGACCGCATTTTAACGATGATGAAACGTGGTCATACGGCGATTGAATACAAATCCATTATTCGCAAACTGAAAGCGGTGCGTCCGAATATTCAAATCAGCTCAGACTTTATTGTCGGTTTCCCGGGTGAAACGGAAGAGGATTTCGAGCAAACCATGAATTTAATCGCACAAGTGAATTTCGATATGAGTTTCAGCTTCATTTATTCCGCGCGTCCCGGTACGCCGGCAGCGGATTACCCTGATGACGTGACCGAAGACGAGAAAAAACAGCGCTTATATTTGTTGCAGCAACGCATTAACAACCAAGCTGCACAATTCAGCCGTGCGATGTTAGGCACCGAGCAACGCGTATTGGTGGAAGGCCCGTCCAAGAAAGACATTATGGAATTGACCGGACGTACGGAGAATAACCGTATCGTCAACTTCCAAGGTTCACCGGATATGATCGGTAAATTTGTGGATATTAAAATCACGGACGTGTTCACTAACTCCCTACGCGGTGAGGTTGTGCGCACGGAAGATGAAATGGGATTGCGAGTATTGCAATCGCCACAAATGGTGATTAACCGTACCCGTAAAGAAGATGAGCTTGGCGTAGGACGTTACGTTGGCTAA
- the priC gene encoding primosomal replication protein PriC, producing the protein MKNISIQRLKKSLQHFFERYDAQKEETVYTKFSENLFTENWRKTAFYFEQIEQTFSQIEQIKSENLEALQFYTQKLSAQCTALSDALTRQQQNVQLFPIKAKEESKLADKRYHPVHTLPPRERLAKYYEYLASFNEKIQCEQDDLSKAQREGLPFNRQKLEQLEQRRARCLEAIEMLEEYLVFLETQK; encoded by the coding sequence ATGAAAAACATTTCCATCCAACGTTTAAAAAAAAGCCTTCAGCATTTTTTCGAGCGTTATGACGCGCAGAAAGAAGAAACGGTTTACACCAAATTTTCGGAAAATTTATTCACGGAAAACTGGCGAAAAACAGCGTTTTATTTTGAGCAGATCGAACAAACTTTCTCTCAGATTGAGCAGATTAAAAGTGAGAATCTTGAAGCCTTGCAGTTTTACACGCAAAAACTGTCGGCACAATGCACCGCACTTTCGGATGCGTTAACCCGTCAGCAGCAAAATGTACAACTCTTTCCTATTAAAGCGAAAGAAGAAAGCAAGTTGGCGGATAAACGCTATCATCCTGTTCATACCTTACCACCGCGCGAACGCTTAGCGAAATACTATGAATACTTAGCCTCTTTTAATGAAAAAATTCAGTGTGAACAAGATGATTTAAGCAAAGCGCAAAGAGAAGGGTTGCCGTTTAATCGACAAAAACTGGAACAACTAGAACAACGCCGCGCCCGTTGTTTAGAAGCCATTGAAATGTTGGAAGAATATTTGGTTTTCCTTGAAACGCAGAAATAA
- the gloA gene encoding lactoylglutathione lyase — protein MRILHTMLRVGDLQRSIRFYQDVLGMRLLRTGENPEYKYSLAFLGYDDEDKASVLELTYNWGVDKYELGTAYGHIAIGTDDIYATCEAVRKAGGNVTREPGPVKGGKTVIAFVEDPDGYKIEFIENKNAQAGLGN, from the coding sequence ATGCGAATTTTACACACCATGTTACGCGTCGGCGATTTACAACGTTCCATTCGGTTTTATCAAGATGTGTTGGGTATGCGTTTATTGCGCACCGGCGAAAATCCCGAGTACAAATATTCTCTGGCATTTTTAGGTTACGACGATGAAGACAAGGCTTCCGTGTTGGAACTGACTTACAACTGGGGCGTGGATAAATACGAACTCGGCACCGCTTACGGGCATATCGCTATCGGCACGGACGATATTTACGCCACTTGTGAAGCCGTGCGTAAAGCCGGTGGCAATGTCACCCGCGAGCCCGGCCCGGTAAAAGGCGGCAAAACCGTGATTGCCTTTGTGGAAGATCCGGACGGTTATAAAATCGAATTTATCGAAAACAAAAACGCACAAGCCGGATTAGGCAACTAA
- the ispB gene encoding octaprenyl diphosphate synthase produces the protein MDMNAIQALSHADMQKVNESILAQLNSDVVLINQLGFYIVQGGGKRIRPLIAVLAARALGFEGPQAITCATFVEFIHTASLLHDDVVDESDMRRGRATANAEFGNAASVLVGDFIYTRAFQLVAQLESLKILRIMADATNVLAEGEVQQLMNVNDPQTSEENYMRVIYSKTARLFEVAAQAAAIIAGSNEAQEQALQSYGRYLGTAFQLVDDVLDYSANVKALGKNVGDDLAEGKPTLPLLHAMHHGNEQQAALIREAIEQGGKREAIDEVLAIMAEHKSLDYAMDRAKQEAQKAVDAIQILPESEYKQALISLAYLSVDRAY, from the coding sequence ATGGATATGAATGCAATCCAAGCGCTAAGCCACGCGGATATGCAAAAAGTGAACGAATCAATTTTAGCCCAACTCAACTCAGATGTTGTTTTAATTAACCAATTAGGCTTTTATATCGTGCAAGGCGGTGGTAAGCGCATTCGTCCGTTAATTGCCGTGTTGGCGGCAAGAGCCTTGGGCTTTGAAGGACCGCAGGCGATTACCTGCGCAACCTTTGTAGAATTTATTCACACCGCGTCTTTACTGCATGATGATGTCGTAGATGAGTCCGATATGCGACGCGGACGTGCTACGGCGAACGCGGAATTTGGTAATGCGGCTAGTGTGTTGGTGGGGGATTTTATTTATACCCGCGCCTTCCAATTGGTTGCTCAGCTGGAATCCTTAAAAATTTTGCGCATTATGGCGGATGCCACCAATGTGTTGGCAGAAGGCGAAGTGCAACAGTTAATGAACGTTAATGATCCGCAAACCAGTGAAGAGAATTATATGCGGGTGATTTACAGCAAAACCGCTCGTTTATTTGAAGTGGCGGCCCAGGCAGCAGCAATTATCGCCGGCAGCAATGAGGCGCAGGAACAGGCCTTGCAAAGTTATGGACGTTATCTCGGCACAGCATTCCAGTTAGTGGATGATGTGTTAGATTACAGCGCTAATGTTAAGGCCTTAGGGAAAAATGTGGGCGATGATTTAGCTGAAGGTAAGCCGACGCTTCCTTTATTACACGCGATGCACCACGGCAATGAACAACAAGCCGCGTTAATTCGCGAAGCCATCGAACAAGGTGGGAAACGTGAGGCCATTGATGAGGTGTTAGCTATTATGGCAGAACATAAATCCCTTGATTATGCGATGGATCGCGCTAAACAAGAAGCACAAAAAGCCGTTGATGCGATTCAGATTCTGCCGGAAAGTGAGTATAAACAAGCGTTGATTTCCTTAGCGTATTTATCCGTGGATAGAGCATATTAA
- the rnt gene encoding ribonuclease T produces MSETQETINYNLLKHRFRGYLPVIIDVETAGLNAKTNALLELAAITVKMDDNGHLVPDQKCHFHIQPFEGANIDPESIKFNGIDIDNPLRGAISENIAISEMFKMVRRAQKDAECQRSIIVAHNAAFDQGFIMAAAQRTNAKRNPFHPFSTFDTATLSGFMFGQTVLIKACQAAKIPFDGSQAHSALYDTERTAELFCYMVNHLKTLGGFPHIATED; encoded by the coding sequence ATGTCTGAAACACAAGAAACCATAAACTATAATCTCTTAAAACATCGTTTCCGTGGCTATTTACCGGTAATTATTGATGTGGAAACCGCAGGCTTGAATGCTAAAACCAATGCATTGTTAGAACTGGCAGCAATTACGGTAAAAATGGATGACAATGGTCATTTGGTACCGGATCAAAAATGCCATTTCCACATTCAACCTTTTGAAGGCGCAAATATCGATCCTGAATCCATTAAATTTAACGGCATTGACATTGACAACCCGCTGCGCGGTGCCATCAGTGAAAACATTGCCATCAGCGAAATGTTTAAAATGGTACGCCGCGCACAGAAAGATGCCGAGTGCCAACGCTCGATTATTGTGGCGCATAATGCAGCCTTTGATCAGGGCTTTATTATGGCAGCAGCACAACGCACCAACGCCAAACGCAACCCATTTCACCCTTTTTCCACCTTTGATACGGCAACCCTAAGCGGTTTTATGTTTGGTCAAACGGTGTTAATTAAAGCCTGCCAAGCGGCCAAAATCCCTTTTGATGGATCACAAGCACACTCTGCCCTCTACGATACGGAACGTACTGCAGAATTATTTTGTTATATGGTGAATCACTTAAAAACACTGGGTGGATTTCCACATATTGCGACAGAAGATTAA